From the Paenibacillus sp. R14(2021) genome, the window TCGATCGTAGCGGGCAGCTGGTTCGCGGTGGCGCCGGAGCCGATGTGGATCGCGATGGAGCTCGCGGTGGTCTACCTGCTGCTTCGTGGGCTTGAAGCTTATGAACGGGCGGAACTCTCCTATGCTCCGCTGCTTGTTTTTCTCACCACCCTCATCGTCAGGCTGTTCGGGGTCGTCATTGAGAGCACCCTTGGCTGGTATGAGCTGATGATGGTTGGTGTGGAGGCGTCGCTCGGCTTCGTGCTTACGCTCGTTTTCGTCCAAGCCATCCCCGTCCTTACACTGACGAAGAAAACGTCGGCGCTGAAGAACGAAGAAATTATATGCCTCATGATCATGCTCGCCTCGATTATGACGGGTGCCGTTGGCTGGGCCGTCGGCGGCTTATCGATCGAGCACATCCTGTCGCGGTATATGCTGATGCTCTTCGCGCTTGTCGGCGGCGCGCCGCTTGGTGCATCGGTAGGCGTCGTAGCCGGATTGATTCTGAGTCTTGCCGATGCCAATGCGATCGTGCAGATGAGCTTGCTTGCTTTTGCCGGGCTGCTTGCCGGACTGCTCCGCGAAGGCGGCAAAATGGCTGTCGCCTTCGGTATGCTGCTCGGCTCGTCCATACTGGCGATCTATATCGGCAACCAAGCGGATGTGCTGGCATCCACCTGGGAGTCCGTCATAGCGGCGGCGATGCTGCTGGCTACACCCAAAACCATGATACGCCTGATTTCCAAATATGTGCCCGGCACACAAGAGCATGTCAAATCGCAGCATGAATACGCAAGGCGCGTCCGAGATGTGACCTCGCAGCGGGTAGCGCAGTTCTCCGAAGTGTTTCGTCAGCTGTCCCGAAGCTTCGGGCAGTTCGGCGGCGTTACGGATGAGAAGGACAGAAGGGAGGAAGCAGTCGCTCACTTCATGAATGCGGCAGCAGAAAGAACCTGCAGTACATGCCATCGCAAAGAGCTTTGTTGGGAGGGGAGATTCTATGATACGCACCGGATGATGACGTCGATGATGACGACGGTAGAGGAAGGGCGCCGCATGGGGCCGAAGGAGGTGCCGAAGGAATGGAGCGTGCACTGCATCAAGTCGCAGCAGGTGCTTGCGGTGATGCAGCAGCAGTATGAACTGTATCAGCATGATCTCCGCTGGCGGAAACAATTGAACGAATCTCGTCAGCTCGTCGCAGAACAACTGTCGGGCGTCTCACAAGTCATGGAGGACTTGGCGCGGGAAATTCAGCGGGAAGGGCAGCAGCTGCATTTGCAGGAAGAACAGATCCGAGAGGCGCTGGAGGGGCTCGGTTTATCGATACAGGGCATCGAAATCATCAATTTGGAGGAGGGCAATGTTGAAATCGAGGTGTACCATACGTTTGGCCAAGGCTATGATGAGTGCCGCAAAATCATAGCCCCGCTGCTTACCGATATCCTTGGCGAGCCGATCGCCGTTATGTCGGAGAAGCCGCCGGAGAAGAACGGAGGCGCCTCGCTGGTCGTCTTCGGTACGGCCAAGGCGTTCGAGGTGGAGACCGGCGTGGCGGGGCTCGCCAAGGGAGGCGATCTGCTGTCCGGAGACAGCTTCAGCACGGTGGAGCTTGGCAACGGCAAATTTGCCGTCGCGATCAGCGACGGCATGGGCAACGGTGAACGGGCAAAGCAGGAGAGCAGCACGGCGCTGACGATCTTGCAGCAGCTGCTGCAGTCCGGCATGGATGAGAAGCTGGCGATCAAATCGGTGAATTCCGTACTGCTGCTTCGTTCCTCGGATGAGGTGTTCGCGACGGTCGATGTGGCCCTTATCGACATGTACTCGGCGAAGACGACCTTCATGAAAATCGGATCAACGCCCAGCTTCATTAAGCGCGGGAACGAAGTGATTCCGATCTCGGCCAATAATTTGCCGGTAGGGATATTGCAGGACATTGACATAGATCTTATTCGCGTCCAGCTGCAGCCGGGGGATACGCTCATTATGATGACCGACGGCATCTATGATGCGCCGGGGCATGCCGTGAACAAGGAAATGTGGATGAAGCGGATCATTCAGGAGATTCGCACGAACAATCCGCAGGAAATCGCCGATACGCTCCTCGATACGGTCGTTCGGTACCACAAAGGCGACATTGTGGATGATATGACGGTTGTCGTCGCAAGAGTAGACAAGCATCAGCCCGAGTGGGCTACATTCCGCTGGCCTGGTAGACCCACGGTCGAGCGTCCTAGGACGGTGAGCTGAGATGAAAATAAAAAGATTGCATGTGGAAGCGCGGACAAACGGAATCGTACCGGTGGCGGTGGCGGGGACGTACCTGGAGCCGATGATGGTAGGGATGAGGACGAAGCCGCCGCATAAGCGGCTGAAGGCAGCGATGCCAGGGGCGACGATTGAGCCTGCGGCGATGAAGCTGGATGTGCATGCATCGATCGAGAGGAGGAAGCAGCGCAAACGAATCCGCGCGCGGTTCGAAGGACGCCTTGTGCAAAGTGGTCGACTAATGTTCGCGACCGGCATCGCTGCGGGGCGGGGCTCCGATCTATTCAAACGTGAACCGGCCATCCTGCGTGACCAATGATAGATAGGTAAGCTAGGCATGCCCGTTTACTTGCATAGTTTCGCATAGTCTGCCCTTAGGCAGGCTTTTTGGCGTTTGCATAGGGCTTGGCCCGGCAGCTGTCGATTCGGTCCGCCCCACGGTTATCCCCTCTTAAATATGGGAATGCTGATAGAACGAGTACTAGCAGAGGTTTTGAATCTATGGATATGGGGGAATGTACAATGAGGCAGATTCTATTAGTGACCGACGGTTGTTCCAATGTCGGGGTCAGTCCTGTCGTTGCCGCGGCCCAGGCCCATGCGGTCGGTATTACGGTCAATGTTGTTGGCGTTGTGGATCAAGGCGATCTTGTTGAGTTCGGCACGACGGAAATCGAGGAAATCGCTAGAGCGGGCGGAGGACTCAGCCGCCTTACCCATACACGCCAGCTGTCCCAGACGGTTCAGATGCTGACGCGCAAAACCGTCGTACAAACGATCCAGCATGCGGTGCAGCGCGAGCTGAAGCAGGTGCTTGGCACCTCGTCCATCGAAGAGCTGCCGCCTGAGAAGCGCGGCGAAGTCGTTCGCGTCATCGACGAGCTCAGCGAGACGAGCAAGCTCCGCGTAGCGCTGCTGATCGACGCCAGCGCCAGCATGAAGCCGAAGCTGCATGCGGTGGAAGAGGCCATTCGCGACTTGGCGATCAGCCTGCAGTCGAGGCAGGGCGGCAGTGAGCTGTCCGTGTTTCATTTTCCGGGATCGGCATACGGGGAGGACTGCAGGCAGGATCTGGATTGGACGCGCGATATTAGCGGCGTGCATGCGATATTCCCGCGGCTGCAGATGCGGGGAACGACGCCGACAGGGCCGGCGCTGCTGCATGTCATTGATTTTTACCAGAAAGCCGATTATGGTAGTAGGAAGAATGATGGAACGGACGGGATGATGAGTGACTACGTCGTTTGAATGGAGTCTCCCTCGCGGCACGGTCATTCGCGGCAAGTGGAAGCAAGGCAGCTACCGCGTGGAACGGATGCTAGGCGAAGGGGCTAATGGCAAAGTGTTTTTGGTGGAGCGGCAGCGTTATTTGTATGCGCTGAAGATCGGATCCGACGCGGTAGATTTGCAGTCGGAGGTCAACGTGCTGCAGACCATTGCCAAGCAGAAGCAGAAGCGCGGATCGAACGCCAGCGCGTTTCTTGTCGACGTGGATGATTTCCAGGCGGCGGACGGCAAGGAGTATCCTTTCTATGTCATGCGCTATATTAAGGGCATGACGCTCGGCGATTATTTGCAGCGCCAGGGCAAGGAGTGGTTCCCCGTCGTAGGCTATCATCTGTTGGGCAAGCTCGCGGAACTGCATGAGGCAGGCTGGACGTTCGGCGATTTGAAGGTCGAGAACGTAATCGTGGCTGATTACGGCAGGCCGGACCTTGTCGATTATGGGGGCGCGACCGCATTTGGCAAAGGCGTCCGGCAGTTTACCGAAATCTATGACCGCGGCTATTGGAATGCGGGCTCTCGTACGGCGGATGCAGGCTATGACCTGTTCTCGTTCGCCGTTCTTTGCGTGCAGCTGCACGAAGGACGGCGCCTCGCGCAGCTGTCGGCCGGATTGCTGCCGCAGATGCGAACGCATGAGGAGCTGGCGCGGTTTGCTGCCGCGAGTCCGGCCCTTAGGCCGATGAGCGGCTGGCTGCGCAAGGCGCTATACGGCGAATTCGCGAACGCGCGTGAAGCGGCCGCGGCTTGGCAGCAGTGGATGCACCGGCCAAGCGGTGCCAACCGGTCGCCCGGAGCGCCGGCGCCGCGCTGGATGAAAGGCTTGTTTGCACTGTCGGCAGCTGTGCTTGCGACGACGATTTATTGGCTGCTGCGTTCAGGACTCTAGCAGATCAGTATGAAAGGATGAATGCAGTGGATGAATGGCTGAGCGAATTGAGGCAGCTCGCGAAGCGGGAAGGCTTATGGTCGCCGGGAGACACGGTGGTCGTTGCCGTATCAGGCGGGCCGGACTCCATGGCGCTGCTGCATCTGCTCCACCGTCTTGCACCGACGGAGGCGCTCACCCTCGTCGCGGCCCATGTTAACCATGGGTTTCGAGGCGAAGAGTCCGCCATGGAGGAGGAATCGGTCAGACGGTTTGCCGAGGTACTCGGAATTCCGTACGAAACCGTGCTTCTCGATATGCCGGCATATATAGAAGAAACAGGAATGAATTCTCAGGCGGCTTCCCGGCTGAAACGCTATGAATTTCTACATGAAGTCGCTCATACATACGGCGCAGCGCGTATCGCGCTTGCCCACCATGCCGACGACCAAGCGGAGACAGTTCTTATGCGCATTATGCGCGGGACCAGTCCCGGCGGCCTCGCAGGCATCGCATTTTCCCGTTCTGAAAAAAACGTGGAACTTATTCGGCCGCTTTTGCGTACATACAAGGCAGACATCCTCCGTTACTGCGAAGAGCGGGCCGTCCCGTACAGCGTAGACAGCAGCAACAGCCGGAAGCATTACTTCCGCAACGTGGTCCGTTTGGACATTCTGCCGTACCTGTCGGCGCACAACCCCCAAATCTCGCAGTCTCTTGTCCGATTGGCGGAGCTTGCAGCGGCTGAAGACGACTGGCTGGCGCAAGAAACGAAGGCGGTTTTTGACCGCCATGTCCTGCCCCGCCGCGAAGGATGCCAATTGAACCGCAAAGCGCTGCTTGGTCTGCATGTCGCTTTACAAAGGAGATTGATTAAACTAATATTGAACTATATTGGCTTGGAAACGGAACCCACTTCATTCGAAAGTGTTGAAACGATACGGCTTGCAGCCTTCGAGAGCGCAGCCACAACGTGGAGCTTCGATGCAGGCAGCGGTGTACGGTTTGTACGTGAGTACGACAATTTGCTTTTCGTCCGCGGGTCGCGGGGAGGAATGACGTCCCCTTCAAGCGGATATGCTTATGTAGTGGCGGAAGGCACGGAGCGCCTGAGGCTGCCCGAAGCGGAAGCGGTATTGACGATTGAAGAGATGGCGGCATCCGATGCGCGGCGACCGGCCAACCGGCTGGAAGCGCTGTTTGACGGAGATTTGCTTGATTTTCCGCTCACAGTTCGAAACCGTCGTCCCGGCGACCGTATGGAGGTGCTTGGTTTAAACGGCACCAAAAAAGTACAAGATATGTTCGTTGACGATCGCATAGCTCCCTCGCGCCGCGAGGTGCTGCCGATTATTGTCGACGCTCATGGCAATGTGGTGTGGATTCCGGGCATTCGAAGGTCGGGACTCGCTCAAGTGAAGGAATCGACAAGCCGCGTTATTCGCATGAAAGCGCAGTTTGCGTCGGATTTTACCGTTTGACCGAAGACCGAATAAGATGTACGGATTCATTCATAGTATAGGCAAGAAACATTAGGAGGGCCCGTGTTGCTGAACGACATTCAAGAAGTGCTTTACGACGCAGACCAAATTCAGCAGAAGGTACAAGAGC encodes:
- the spoIIE gene encoding stage II sporulation protein E, with product MVHKPKVVMFPGVRKTSYVQSTLRKGLERTGILRLAGMLASRKWTFILMAVGFLLGRAVILESLTPFAVAYFTVIFFLRRDMCLPAALSIVAGSWFAVAPEPMWIAMELAVVYLLLRGLEAYERAELSYAPLLVFLTTLIVRLFGVVIESTLGWYELMMVGVEASLGFVLTLVFVQAIPVLTLTKKTSALKNEEIICLMIMLASIMTGAVGWAVGGLSIEHILSRYMLMLFALVGGAPLGASVGVVAGLILSLADANAIVQMSLLAFAGLLAGLLREGGKMAVAFGMLLGSSILAIYIGNQADVLASTWESVIAAAMLLATPKTMIRLISKYVPGTQEHVKSQHEYARRVRDVTSQRVAQFSEVFRQLSRSFGQFGGVTDEKDRREEAVAHFMNAAAERTCSTCHRKELCWEGRFYDTHRMMTSMMTTVEEGRRMGPKEVPKEWSVHCIKSQQVLAVMQQQYELYQHDLRWRKQLNESRQLVAEQLSGVSQVMEDLAREIQREGQQLHLQEEQIREALEGLGLSIQGIEIINLEEGNVEIEVYHTFGQGYDECRKIIAPLLTDILGEPIAVMSEKPPEKNGGASLVVFGTAKAFEVETGVAGLAKGGDLLSGDSFSTVELGNGKFAVAISDGMGNGERAKQESSTALTILQQLLQSGMDEKLAIKSVNSVLLLRSSDEVFATVDVALIDMYSAKTTFMKIGSTPSFIKRGNEVIPISANNLPVGILQDIDIDLIRVQLQPGDTLIMMTDGIYDAPGHAVNKEMWMKRIIQEIRTNNPQEIADTLLDTVVRYHKGDIVDDMTVVVARVDKHQPEWATFRWPGRPTVERPRTVS
- the tilS gene encoding tRNA lysidine(34) synthetase TilS; translated protein: MDEWLSELRQLAKREGLWSPGDTVVVAVSGGPDSMALLHLLHRLAPTEALTLVAAHVNHGFRGEESAMEEESVRRFAEVLGIPYETVLLDMPAYIEETGMNSQAASRLKRYEFLHEVAHTYGAARIALAHHADDQAETVLMRIMRGTSPGGLAGIAFSRSEKNVELIRPLLRTYKADILRYCEERAVPYSVDSSNSRKHYFRNVVRLDILPYLSAHNPQISQSLVRLAELAAAEDDWLAQETKAVFDRHVLPRREGCQLNRKALLGLHVALQRRLIKLILNYIGLETEPTSFESVETIRLAAFESAATTWSFDAGSGVRFVREYDNLLFVRGSRGGMTSPSSGYAYVVAEGTERLRLPEAEAVLTIEEMAASDARRPANRLEALFDGDLLDFPLTVRNRRPGDRMEVLGLNGTKKVQDMFVDDRIAPSRREVLPIIVDAHGNVVWIPGIRRSGLAQVKESTSRVIRMKAQFASDFTV
- a CDS encoding serine/threonine protein kinase, whose translation is MTTSFEWSLPRGTVIRGKWKQGSYRVERMLGEGANGKVFLVERQRYLYALKIGSDAVDLQSEVNVLQTIAKQKQKRGSNASAFLVDVDDFQAADGKEYPFYVMRYIKGMTLGDYLQRQGKEWFPVVGYHLLGKLAELHEAGWTFGDLKVENVIVADYGRPDLVDYGGATAFGKGVRQFTEIYDRGYWNAGSRTADAGYDLFSFAVLCVQLHEGRRLAQLSAGLLPQMRTHEELARFAAASPALRPMSGWLRKALYGEFANAREAAAAWQQWMHRPSGANRSPGAPAPRWMKGLFALSAAVLATTIYWLLRSGL
- a CDS encoding vWA domain-containing protein, encoding MRQILLVTDGCSNVGVSPVVAAAQAHAVGITVNVVGVVDQGDLVEFGTTEIEEIARAGGGLSRLTHTRQLSQTVQMLTRKTVVQTIQHAVQRELKQVLGTSSIEELPPEKRGEVVRVIDELSETSKLRVALLIDASASMKPKLHAVEEAIRDLAISLQSRQGGSELSVFHFPGSAYGEDCRQDLDWTRDISGVHAIFPRLQMRGTTPTGPALLHVIDFYQKADYGSRKNDGTDGMMSDYVV